The following coding sequences are from one Perognathus longimembris pacificus isolate PPM17 chromosome 13, ASM2315922v1, whole genome shotgun sequence window:
- the LOC125361833 gene encoding olfactory receptor 1094-like, with protein sequence MPAVPPGMDLYRIHLTNMTEVNTFILMGFTDDFELQVILFLLFLAVYLFTLVGNLGLVLLVIVDSQLHNPMYYFLSVLSFLDACYSSVITPKMLVNFLVKNKSISYPGCVTQMLLFVTFGTTESFLLDAMAYDRYVAIYNPLLYSMTMSPRVYLPLIIASYLGGTIHAMIHTVATFSLSFCGSNEIRHVFCDIPPLLAISCSDTQINQLLLFYCVGSIEILSILIVLVSYGFILLAILRMHSGEGRRKVFSTCGSHLTGVSIYHGTILFMYLRPSSNYALEHDMIVSTFYTIVIPMLNPIIYSFRNKDVKEAVKKLLKRNWFINKVNF encoded by the coding sequence ATGCCAGCAGTACCACCAGGTATGGATTTGTACAGAATTCATTTGACTAATATGACTGAAGTCAACACGTTCATACTCATGGGATTCACCGATGATTTTGAACTGCAAGTCATCTTATTTTTGCTGTTTCTTGCAGTCTATCTTTTTACTCTTGTAGGCAATTTGGGATTGGTGTTACTGGTAATTGTAGATTCTCAGCTACACAACCCCATGTACTATTTTCTGAGTGTGCTATCATTCTTGGATGCCTGCTATTCTAGCGTTATCACACCAAAAATGTTGGTAAATTTTCTGGTAAAGAATAAATCCATTTCTTATCCAGGATGTGTCACTCAAATGCTTCTCTTTGTTACTTTTGGAACCACAGAAAGTTTTCTTTTGGATGCTATGGCTTATGACCGCTATGTAGCCATCTACAACCCTCTCCTCTACTCAATGACCATGTCACCCAGAGTTTATCTGCCTCTCATCATTGCTTCCTATCTTGGTGGCACTATACATGCGATGATTCACACAGTGGCTACCTTTAGCCTGTCCTTCTGTGGATCCAATGAAATCAGGCATGTCTTCTGTGATATTCCTCCGCTACTAGCTATTTCTTGTTCTGATACTCAAATAAAccagcttcttctcttctacTGTGTTGGGTCTATTGAGATACTCTCTATTCTGATTGTCCTGGTCTCATATGGGTTTATTCTATTGGCCATTCTGAGAATGCAttcaggggaagggaggagaaaagtcTTCTCCACGTGTGGCTCTCACCTAACTGGAGTGTCCATTTATCATGGGACAATCCTCTTCATGTATTTGAGACCAAGTTCTAACTATGCCTTGGAACATGACATGATTGTGTCAACTTTTTACACCATTGTGATCCCCATGTTGAATCCTATCATTTACAGTTTCAGAAACAAAGATGTAAAGGAGGCAGTGAAGAAGTTGTTGAAAAGAAATTGGTTCATCAATAAAGTGAACTTTTAA
- the LOC125362550 gene encoding olfactory receptor 1086-like, translated as MKNITEVTIFVLRGFTDNTELQILLFLLFLSIYVFTLLGNLGMIILVAVDSRLHNPMNYFLSVLSSLDACFSTIIIPKMLLDFISEKKVISLSGCAAQMFLAVTCGTTECFLLAAMAYGRYVAIYHPLLYSVNMSPRVCVPLITASYAGGGGGGLLHSTLHTVATWSLSFCGSNESQHFFCDIPPLLAISCTDTHTNQLLLFVFVSSIELVTLLIVLLSYGCILWAIVRMRSAEGRRKVFSTCASHLTGVSVYHGTILFMYMRPSSSYALEHDMIVSVFYTIVIPVLNPIIYSLRNKDVKEALAKLCRKCWCES; from the coding sequence ATGAAAAATATCACTGAAGTTACCATATTTGTACTCAGGGGCTTTACAGATAACACGGAGCTTCagattctcctcttcctcctttttctatcCATTTACGTTTTCACTCTCCTGGGGAATTTAGGAATGATCATATTGGTGGCTGTGGATTCGCGATTGCATAACCCGATGAACTATTTCCTAAGCGTTTTATCTTCTTTGGATGCGTGCTTTTCTACCATTATTATCCCCAAAATGCTACTGGATTTTATATCAGAGAAGAAAGTCATTTCTCTGTCTGGCTGTGCAGCACAGATGTTTCTTGCTGTGACGTGTGGGACCACAGAATGTTTTCTGTTGGCTGCCATGGCTTATGGTCGCTATGTAGCCATCTACCACCCTTTGCTCTACTCAGTGAACATGTCACCCAGAGTGTGTGTGCCCCTCATCACTGCTTcttatgcgggggggggggggggggggttactgcATTCCACCCTacacacagtagccacgtggagCCTGTCTTTCTGTGGCTCCAATGAAAGTCAACATTTCTTCTGTGATATCCCTCCTCTGCTCGCCATCTCGTGCACTGACACGCACACAAACCAGCTTCTGCTCTTTGTCTTTGTGAGTTCCATTGAGCTGGTCACTCTCCTGATTGTCCTGCTCTCCTATGGCTGCATCCTGTGGGCCATTGTGAGAATGCGTTCTgctgaagggaggagaaaggtgtTCTCTACGTGTGCTTCTCACCTAACCGGGGTGTCAGTTTATCACGGGACGATCctcttcatgtacatgaggccgaGTTCTAGCTATGCTCTGGAGCATGACATGATCGTGTCGGTGTTTTACACCATTGTGATCCCCGTGCTGAATCCCATCATCTACAGTCTGAGAAACAAAGACGTGAAAGAAGCACTGGCTAAATTATGTAGGAAATGTTGGTGTGAGAgttaa
- the LOC125361976 gene encoding olfactory receptor 8H1-like, giving the protein MDARNKTNMSYFILVGLTDSGEIQLVLSLLFFLIYLISMLGNLGMIVVIWLDHQLHTPMYFFLTHLSFLDLCYSNVITPKTLANLLTSSKSISFVGCFTQMFFFVLLVATECFLLASMAYDRYIAICNPLHYPVIMSPRLCRALLSGSYMVGFMDSLVNDLCVSRLHFCNSNIIQHFFCDTSPILMLSCNETYSTEMMIMFLAGSTVMVSLVIISVSYVSILSTILKISSTSGKQKAFSTCASHLLGVTIFYGTIIFTYLKPKKSYSLGKDQVASVFYTIVIPMLNPLIYSLRNKEVKNAFLRVVQKRGGFRELQ; this is encoded by the coding sequence ATGGATGCCAGGAATAAGACAAATATGTCCTACTTCATCCTTGTGGGACTGACAGACTCTGGAGAGATCCAGTTGGTCCTCTCTCTGCTGTTTTTCCTGATATACTTGATTTCTATGCTGGGGAATCTAGGTATGATAGTGGTAATCTGGCTTGATCACCAGCTTCACACTCCTATGTATTTTTTCCTCACTCACCTTTCCTTCCTTGACCTATGTTATTCAAATGTCATCACACCTAAAACCTTAGCGAACTTGCTGACTTCCTCCAAAAGCATTTCATTCGTGGGCTGCTTCACGCAGATGTTCTTTTTCGTTCTACTTGTTGCTACAGAATGTTTTCTCCTGGCCTCCATGGCTTATGATCGCTACATTGCAATATGTAACCCTTTGCACTATCCAGTGATTATGTCACCAAGACTCTGCCGAGCCCTACTCAGTGGGTCCTACATGGTTGGCTTTATGGATTCCCTTGTCAATGACCTTTGTGTAAGCAGATTGCATTTCTGCAATTCCAACATAATCCAACACTTTTTCTGTGACACATCCCCAATTTTGATGCTGTCCTGCAATGAAACCTATAGCACAGAGATGATGATAATGTTTCTTGCTGGTTCCACAGTAATGGTCTCACTTGTCATTATATCTGTGTCTTATGTGTCCATTCTGTCGACTATTCTGAAAATCAGTTCCACTTCAGGAAAGCAAaaagccttctccacctgtgcCTCTCATCTCCTTGGGGTCACCATTTTCTATGGCACcatcatttttacttatttaaaaccCAAGAAGTCCTACTCCCTGGGAAAAGACCAAGTGGCTTCTGTGTTTTACACTATTGTGATTCCCATGCTGAATCCACTCATTTATAGTCTGAGAAACAAGGAAGTGAAAAATGCTTTTCTTAGGGTGGTGCAGAAAAGAGGAGGATTCCGAGAATTACAATAA